Proteins encoded by one window of Mustela erminea isolate mMusErm1 chromosome 5, mMusErm1.Pri, whole genome shotgun sequence:
- the LOC116589960 gene encoding olfactory receptor 4F6-like: MYEANYSEVTQFVFLGLATYRPVQNFLLAFSTVFYVTIVLGNLLVVFTVTYDPNLHSPMYFLLANLSFIDLCLSTLTVPKMISDLHSGHKTISFQGCVIQIFVLHVLGGSEMVLLVAMALDRYVAICKPLHYLTIMSPQMCILLLSGAWAIGLIHSMAQLAFVVHLPFCGPNEINSFYCDLPWFIKLACTDTYRMEFMVTANSGFISMGTFVLLLISYIFILVTVWKHSSGGLSKAFSTLSAHITVVILFFGPCIFVYVWPFPTVSVDKFLAILDFMITPILNPIIYTLRNKDMKMAMKRLRSQVLNLRMIS; the protein is encoded by the coding sequence ATGTATGAAGCAAATTACTCTGAAGTGACTCAATTTGTATTCTTGGGACTTGCTACCTATAGACCAGTGCAGaattttcttcttgccttctcTACAGTGTTTTATGTAACGATTGTTTTGGGAAACCTCCTTGTGGTGTTTACAGTGACCTATGACCCTAACTTACATTCCCCCATGTACTTCCTTTTAGCCAATCtctcatttattgatttgtgtctTTCTACCTTAACGGTTCCTAAGATGATATCTGATCTGCACTCAGGACACAAAACCATATCCTTTCAGGGATGTGTTATCCAGATATTTGTCCTTCATGTCCTGGGTGGATCAGAGATGGTGCTGCTGGTCGCCATGGCCTTGGATCGATATGTGGCCATATGTAAGCCCCTCCACTACCTCACAATCATGAGCCCACAGATGTGCATTTTGCTTCTGTCTGGTGCTTGGGCTATTGGCCTCATACATTCAATGGCCCAGTTGGCTTTTGTTGTCCATTTGCCTTTTTGTGGTCCTAATGAGATAAATAGCTTTTACTGTGACCTTCCTTGGTTTATCAAACTTGCCTGCACGGACACCTACAGAATGGAATTCATGGTTACTGCCAACAGTGGGTTTATTTCCATGGGCACCTTCGTCTTATTGCTTATCTCCTATATCTTCATCTTGGTCACTGTATGGAAACATTCCTCAGGTGGTTTGTCTAAGGCCTTTTCTACTCTGTCAGCTCACATCACCGTGGTGATTTTGTTCTTTGGGCCATGTATCTTTGTTTATGTGTGGCCATTTCCCACTGTGTCAGTGGATAAATTTCTTGCCATTCTGGACTTTATGATTACACCCATTCTGAATCCTATTATCTACACATTGAGGAACAAGGACATGAAGATGGCAATGAAAAGACTGCGTAGTCAAGTCCTGAATTTGAGAATGATCTCCTAA